The DNA segment GAGAAAAGCCCAGGTTTTATCCCAGGATTTAACACACCTAAACATAGGGTAAAAGCTTCTTTAGGAAATTCAAAATTATTTACAAACTTTGGTTTTAACCTTAATGTAAGATGGAATGATAGTTACTTATGGCAATCAAGTTTTGGTGATGGTATCATCAAAGAAAATACTGTTCTTGATGCGCAGGTTAATTATGCTATACCAAAACTTAAATCTGTTATCAAGCTAGGTGCTTCAAATTTATTTGGAGAAGATTATACTCAGGTAATTGGTGCGGGTGCTATAGGACAGCAATGGTTTGCATCTATAACAATCAATCCTTAATTAATTAGATTCTTTAAATTTATATCCAATGATAAAAAACTTTAAATGGCTACTATTTGTTTCTTTAGCATTTGTAGCGTGCGATAATAATGATCTTGAAGATGATGTGGTACAATTGGCACCGCTGACCGCTGGATCTGCCGACTTTTCTAAATATGTTGCGGTTGGAAATTCTCTAACTTCTGGTTTTAGTGACAACGCCTTATTTAGATCGGGCCAAGAAAATTCCTTTCCTAATATTTTAGCGAAGCAATTTGCAGAAGTTGGAGGAGGCGAATTTAAAATCCCCTATACTAATGACAATCTTGGCGGCTTGTTATTTATGGGCAATGTGATTCAGCCAACAAGATTGTATTTTAATGGTGTGGGACCAGTCAATGTTGCCGGCACTCCAACTAATGAAGTTACACAGAAATTAACGGGACCTTTTAATAATATGGGAGTTCCTGGAGCTAAGATATTCCACTTAGTTGCTCCTGGTTACGGCAATCCCGCGGGAGTTCCTACTGGGCAAGCAAATCCATATTTTGCTAGATTTGCCTCTTCAAATACTGCGACTATCTTAGGAGATGCTATGGCGCAAGCGCCAACATTCTTTTCTCTTTGGATTGGTAACAATGATGTGTTGAGTTATGCTACTTCTGGAGGTTCAGGGACCAATCAGTTAGGAAATACGGATCCATCAACTTATGGCGGCAATGACATTACAGATCCTCAAGTGTTTGGGGCTATTTATAGTTCTTTAGTAAATGGTCTTATTGGGTCGGGTGGAGCAAAAGGCGTCGTTGCCAATATTCCTTATGTGACTTCTATTCCATTTTTCAGGACTGTACCATTTAATGCCGTGCCATTACCAGAAGCTAATGCAGCACAATTAAATGCTGGTTACGCGCAGTACAACGGTGGTTTGCAGCAAGCTTTAGGTTTGGGAGCAATCACTGCCGAAGAAGCAGCAAGGAGAAAGATTGTATTTAAAGCAGGTCAAAATGCAGTGGTGATGGTAGATAGTTACCTAACAGATCTTAGTGCGTTTGGAATTCCTTCTTATAGACAAGCAACCAAAGACGATTTAATTATCCTGACTGCTCGTACCTTTATTGGAACTACAGTGGGTGGAAATCCAGCGCTTATCAACGGTGTATCGGTACCACTCGCAGACAATTGGGTCTTGTCAAAAGAAGAGGTTGCCGAAGTAAAAGTAGCAGTTGATTCGTATAATGCAATAATCAAGAGTATTGCTACAGAGAAAAATTTAGCTTTTGTGGATGTTAATAAAACTCTGTCAGCTTTGTTTGCCAGCGGATTAAACTACGGGAATTACAATTTGACTGCAACTTACGTAACTGGAGGCGCTTTCTCACTTGACGGAGTTCACCCGGGCGCGAGAGGATATGCTTATATGGCTAATAAATTTGCCGAAGCAATCAATGCGCAATATGGTTCAACCTTGAGAGGAGTTGACATAGGACAATATTCTGCCTTATATCCGCAGAATTTACCATAAATGATTGATAGTTGATTATTTGAATTTGTTTATTTGTTTAAAAAAAACCACCGAAATTCTCGGTGGTTTTTGATTTTAATAATAGAGAAGGTAATCGGAGATAAAAGAATAGGAAATAGGAATTGGGGAATAGGGTTGAGCCTAGCCAATGTGGAGAAGATTAAAGATTGGGCAATGGAGAATCGGCAAATACTATGCTCCAAAAGATTTGATGAATATTTGACAGTCAAAATCAACACTAGGAGCTATAGTCTATTCAAAAAAGGAAATCCATTTAAAAGAAAAATCCAATCACAATCAACCAACAAATCATCAATCAATCCACAAGTCTTCAGCCCCGATAGCAACGGAAATCCCGGCATTGGGAATTTGCTTTTTTGGTAGCAGCGGCGGGCAAGAGCGACCAACGGAAGCTCCTTGCCTGCGACTGC comes from the Flavobacterium ardleyense genome and includes:
- a CDS encoding G-D-S-L family lipolytic protein produces the protein MIKNFKWLLFVSLAFVACDNNDLEDDVVQLAPLTAGSADFSKYVAVGNSLTSGFSDNALFRSGQENSFPNILAKQFAEVGGGEFKIPYTNDNLGGLLFMGNVIQPTRLYFNGVGPVNVAGTPTNEVTQKLTGPFNNMGVPGAKIFHLVAPGYGNPAGVPTGQANPYFARFASSNTATILGDAMAQAPTFFSLWIGNNDVLSYATSGGSGTNQLGNTDPSTYGGNDITDPQVFGAIYSSLVNGLIGSGGAKGVVANIPYVTSIPFFRTVPFNAVPLPEANAAQLNAGYAQYNGGLQQALGLGAITAEEAARRKIVFKAGQNAVVMVDSYLTDLSAFGIPSYRQATKDDLIILTARTFIGTTVGGNPALINGVSVPLADNWVLSKEEVAEVKVAVDSYNAIIKSIATEKNLAFVDVNKTLSALFASGLNYGNYNLTATYVTGGAFSLDGVHPGARGYAYMANKFAEAINAQYGSTLRGVDIGQYSALYPQNLP